From the Paludibacterium paludis genome, one window contains:
- a CDS encoding EAL domain-containing response regulator, with amino-acid sequence MNDLSTCRICVLDDDPFMLSLLTGLLTGLGATAIETAASGLDVLDDIARGDAPELILADLNMPEMDGVEFVRKLAEYRYRGALIPVSGEDQRLLRAMCILIQAHHISVLGYLQKPVSRERLGDLLGHWAPGRDTRPETSRRSYSANRIMAAIRNGELVNHYQPKVELATGNVIGVETLVRWRHPQDGMVYPDQFIAVAEASGVIERLTGWVLNEALAQSRRWSLAGIDLRMAVNVSMNNLASISFTDFVTEEAQCACVPPARLVLEVTESRLMRDPRAPLEILTRLRLKRFGLSIDDFGTGHSSLRQLCDIPFDELKIDKSFVHRAWEDETSRAVVAVSQGLARQLGMKVVGEGVEDREDWDFLRCAGCDHAQGYFIARPMPAEEFLAWLGEWRVRVPALLAPSPS; translated from the coding sequence ATGAATGACTTGTCGACCTGCCGGATCTGCGTGCTTGATGACGATCCGTTCATGCTGTCGCTGTTGACCGGCCTGCTGACCGGTCTGGGCGCCACCGCTATCGAAACCGCGGCGAGCGGTCTGGATGTGCTCGACGACATCGCCCGAGGCGATGCGCCGGAATTGATCCTCGCCGATCTGAATATGCCGGAAATGGATGGCGTGGAATTTGTCCGCAAGCTGGCCGAATACCGCTATCGCGGCGCGCTCATACCGGTCAGCGGAGAGGATCAGCGCCTGCTGCGGGCGATGTGCATTCTGATCCAGGCGCATCACATCAGCGTGTTGGGGTATTTGCAAAAACCGGTGTCCCGCGAACGCCTTGGCGATCTGCTCGGGCACTGGGCCCCCGGGCGCGACACCCGCCCCGAAACCTCGCGGCGCAGCTACTCGGCGAACCGCATCATGGCGGCGATCCGCAATGGCGAGTTGGTGAATCACTATCAGCCGAAAGTCGAGCTGGCGACCGGCAATGTGATCGGCGTCGAGACGCTGGTGCGCTGGCGCCACCCGCAGGACGGCATGGTGTACCCCGACCAGTTCATTGCCGTCGCCGAAGCGTCGGGCGTCATCGAGCGGCTGACCGGCTGGGTACTGAACGAAGCGCTGGCGCAATCGCGGCGCTGGAGCCTCGCCGGCATCGACCTGCGCATGGCGGTCAATGTCTCGATGAATAACCTCGCGTCGATATCCTTCACCGACTTTGTGACGGAGGAGGCGCAGTGCGCGTGCGTGCCGCCCGCCCGTCTGGTGCTGGAGGTGACCGAAAGCCGCCTGATGCGCGACCCGCGCGCGCCGCTGGAGATCCTTACGCGCTTGCGGCTTAAACGTTTCGGGTTGTCGATCGACGATTTCGGGACAGGGCACTCCTCGTTGCGGCAACTGTGTGACATTCCGTTTGACGAACTGAAAATCGACAAGAGTTTTGTGCACCGGGCCTGGGAAGACGAAACGTCGCGTGCGGTGGTGGCGGTGAGCCAGGGCCTGGCTCGCCAACTGGGCATGAAGGTGGTCGGCGAAGGGGTGGAGGACCGCGAGGACTGGGATTTTTTGCGGTGCGCGGGGTGCGACCATGCGCAAGGCTACTTCATCGCGCGTCCCATGCCGGCCGAAGAGTTCCTGGCATGGCTTGGCGAGTGGCGCGTACGCGTCCCGGCCCTGCTCGCGCCCTCCCCGTCATGA